DNA sequence from the Prochlorococcus marinus XMU1411 genome:
TTTTCTTCTCTTTTTTGTTCTTATAATCATTTGATTTTTTCTCCAAGATCTTATTTCTTGATGGTTACCACTAAGTAAAATATTTGGTACTTTCATTTCTTTAAAAATTTCAGGCCTAGTATATTGAGGGTATTCCAATATTGATAAATTATGACTCTCATTTACTAATGATTCTGGGTCCCCTAATGTACCTGGTAATAACCTTGTCAAACCATTAATAATCGATAGGGCTGGAATTTCCCCTCCAGAAAGCACAAAATCTCCTAAAGAAATCTCTTCATCAGCTAAACACCTAACTCTTTCATCAAATCCTTCATATTGCCCACAGATAATTATTAATTGATCTAGAGAAGACCATCTTACAAGATCTTGTTGCTTCAAAACCTTACCCTGTGGAGTCATTAATAAAGTTTTGCTTTTCAGAGATTTATTTATTGAATGATGAGCCTTATAAATTGGTTCTGGTTTTAAAACCATTCCCGCTCCACCTCCATAAGGCTTATCATCAACCTGCCTGTAAGAGCCCACTCCATAGTCTCTTAAATCATATAAATTCAAATCAATTAAATTCTTATCTAAAGCTCTTGTTATAACTCCTAAATTATTTATTAATTCGAAAGCTTTTGGAAACAAAGTGATTACATCAAAATTAAAACTGCTCATCTAAAACTCTTCCTCATAACCAAACTCAATAAGCCTTGACTCTTTTTTTCTCCAATTAGGAACAACTTTCACAAACAACTCCAAGTGAATTTGACCATCAATTAACTTTGATATATTTGATCTTGCTGACTGACCAATAATTTTTAACATTGAACCTTTCTTTCCTATAAGAATGCCTTTTTGAGTTGATCTTTCAACGATAATAGTGGCCAAAATAGCTGTAAAACATTTGCCATTTTTTCTTTTCATTTCTTCTATCTTTTCTATCTTAACTGCAACACTATGAGGCACTTCTTCTCTTGTATTTATTAATACCTGCTC
Encoded proteins:
- the trmD gene encoding tRNA (guanosine(37)-N1)-methyltransferase TrmD, translating into MSSFNFDVITLFPKAFELINNLGVITRALDKNLIDLNLYDLRDYGVGSYRQVDDKPYGGGAGMVLKPEPIYKAHHSINKSLKSKTLLMTPQGKVLKQQDLVRWSSLDQLIIICGQYEGFDERVRCLADEEISLGDFVLSGGEIPALSIINGLTRLLPGTLGDPESLVNESHNLSILEYPQYTRPEIFKEMKVPNILLSGNHQEIRSWRKNQMIIRTKKRRKDLLDNKSLKNFSEISKVENDKKKLLDSDEYINYPNW